The Cryptococcus deuterogattii R265 chromosome 6, complete sequence genomic sequence TTTGGAGGAatacaagaagaaggatccTACGAAAGGCAAGTCATGTTGTGTTAGTCAAGCGGGTACTGGGGGCCATCCTGACCCGGAGTCATCAATGATTTTTGAGTTATTTCCTCCGTTGACCATACCATTGACTCTACTATATAGTCGTCGTGCGCTTCAAGTCGATTGGTTCAGCGCCGATCATGAAGAACAATGTGTTCAAAGCCACTGCAGGGCATAAGTTCCAAGCAGTCATTATGTTTCTACGGCAACAGTTGGgtatgaagaaagaagattcCTTGGTAAGTTAACTCTGGGCGGATGCTCTTTCGTTGAATTGTGAAAAGAATTACGTGGGGAGGGGCATGGAACACTTTGTACTGACGATATGGATTTTCCCCAGTTTACATATATCAACGCTGCCTTTGCACCAGCTCCTGATGACACTGTGGGAAACCTGTATAAATCCTTTGGTACAGAAGGACATCTAATAGTAAATTACAGGTGAGAATAcattccatcatctcatttCCCTGTGTGCTGATGATCGGAGTAGTAATACTCAGGCCTGGGGTTGAAGGCTTGCTATGGAAATGCAGATAGATAACCATCAAATGTTGTAATATATGTAAAAACATGCGCGCGTTCATAACACACTGTCCACGACCCGTTGGCACTGTTTCAACAGTCAGGTTAAATCGGACGAGATCT encodes the following:
- a CDS encoding ubiquitin-like protein ATG12, translated to MATATPALDRLSPAQAQPAGNLPCDQATASALEEYKKKDPTKVVVRFKSIGSAPIMKNNVFKATAGHKFQAVIMFLRQQLGMKKEDSLFTYINAAFAPAPDDTVGNLYKSFGTEGHLIVNYSNTQAWG